In one Sebastes umbrosus isolate fSebUmb1 chromosome 13, fSebUmb1.pri, whole genome shotgun sequence genomic region, the following are encoded:
- the tbc1d4 gene encoding TBC1 domain family member 4 isoform X5: MQFRRRAHTFSHPPVKKRISFEGQPASQSRQAPLRRQQSVNPELLQSSPVAVLRTRSVSESESTFSLPSSFSAPTFLKSIYQGSLGSLSSLADSGSLKSNGEDRKRTLSGCSSDSVSGGLPLTPRRVSWRQKIFLRVASPMNKPSASMQHPDHPDCRELLPLSPHGLDSGLDPFGRLLPPAGDHLSGERPKRTGADYRALWKTAIHQQILLLRMEKENQRLEEASRDELHIRKMKLNYQEVGQCSKDSQAWWERKLTAPGRTTVPQDKEEMYRALCQGVPKSRRGEVWLLLSHQHRLRHRLPQRQQAPDIPYHDLLKQLTAQQHSILVDLGRTFPNHQYFSAQLGAGQLSLYNLLKAYSLMDTEVGYCQGISFVAGVLLLHMNEEQAFDMLKFFMYDLGIRQQFRPDMVSLQVQMYQLSRLLHDYHRELYNHLEEHEISPSLYAAPWFLTLFASQFPLNFVSRVFDFVFVQGTGVIFKVALCLLSSREGEIVECDSFESIVDYLKTTLPALNQTQMEQTMAKVMEMDISKQLHAYEVEYHVLQDEMLEGGPLPDDSDRLDKLEKTNVQLKKQNMDLLEKLQAARQKIQTLETSVENFLSRESKMKHMIRSLEQERAAHQKTIERMRSCLPPDALTDVEMTQIKTGPNGKAKTAAKKP; the protein is encoded by the exons ATGCAGTTCCGTCGGCGTGCCCACACGTTCAGCCATCCACCTGTGAAGAAACGCATCTCCTTCGAGGGCCAGCCGGCCAGCCAGAGCAGACAGGCTCCACTACGCAGACAACAGTCTGTTAACCCTGAACTGCTGCAGAGCAG TCCCGTAGCTGTCTTGAGAACGCGCAGCGTTTCGGAGAGTGAGTCCACCTTCagcctcccctcctccttctccgccCCCACTTTCCTGAAAAGCATTTACCAGGGCTCCCTGGGCTCCCTGAGCTCCCTGGCAGACAGTGGGAGCCTCAAGAG CAATGGGGAAGACAGGAAGAGGACCCTGTCCGGCTGCAGCAGCGACTCAGTGAGCGGAGGTCTCCCTCTGACCCCACGCAGGGTCTCCTGGAGACAGAAGATCTTCTTGAGGGTCGCTTCACCCATGAACAAGCCGTCTGCATCGATGCAACACCCAG ACCACCCTGATTGCAGGGAGCTGttgcctctctctcctcatggCTTGGACTCCGGGCTGGATCCTTTTGGGCGCCTGTTGCCGCCGGCAGGTGACCACCTGTCTGGGGAGAGGCCTAAGAGGACGGGGGCTGACTACCGGGCCCTCTGGAAGACCGCCATCCACCAGCAGATCCTTCTGCTGCGCATGGAGAAGGAGAACCAGAGACTGGAGG AAG CGAGCAGGGATGAGCTGCACATCCGCAAGATGAAGCTGAACTACCAGGAAGTGGGCCAGTGCTCCAAAGACTCGCAGGCGTGGTGGGAGAGAAAACTGACAGCCCCGGGCAGGACGACGGTCCCACAAGACAAGGAGGAGATGTATCGTGCACTCTGCCAAG GTGTTCCCAAGAGCAGGCGCGGGGAGGTCTGGTTGCTCCTTTCCCATCAGCACCGGCTGCGTCACAGGCTGCCCCAGCGTCAGCAAGCCCCGGACATCCCCTACCACGACCTGCTCAAGCAGCTCACCGCACAGCAGCACTCTATTCTGGTGGATCTAG GCCGGACCTTCCCCAACCACCAGTATTTCTCGGCCCAGCTAGGCGCAGGGCAGCTTTCCCTCTACAACCTCCTGAAAGCCTACTCTCTGATGGATACAGAG GTTGGCTACTGCCAGGGCATCAGCTTTGTGGCtggagtgctgctgctgcacatgaACGAAGAGCAGGCCTTCGACATGCTGAAGTTCTTCATGTACGACCTCGGCATCAGGCAGCAGTTCAGACCCGACATGGTCTCTCTGCAG GTTCAGATGTACCAGCTCTCCAGGCTTTTACACGACTACCACCGCGAGCTGTACAATCACCTCGAGGAGCACGAGATCAGCCCGAGCCTCTACGCAGCGCCGTGGTTCCTCACTCTCTTCGCCTCACAGTTCCCTCTCAACTTTGTGTCCCGCGTCTTTG atTTTGTATTTGTCCAAGGGACTGGGGTGATCTTTAAAGTTGCACTCTGTCTGCTGAGCAGCCGTGAGGGGGAGATAGTGGAGTGCGACAGCTTTGAGAGCATTGTGGACTATCTGAAAACTACACTTCCCGCCCTCAATCAGACACAGATGGAGCAGACCATGGCAAAG GTAATGGAGATGGACATCTCCAAGCAGCTGCATGCGTACGAGGTGGAGTACCACGTCCTGCAGGATGAGATGTTAGAGGGCGGGCCGCTGCCTGATGACTCTGACCGGCTCGACAAACTAGAAAAGACGAATGTGCAGTTGAAGAAACAGAACATGGACCTACTGGAAAAGCTTCAG GCTGCACGGCAGAAGATTCAGACACTGGAGACGAGCGTAGAGAACTTCCTTTCTCGGGAGAGCAAAATGAAGCACATGATTCGTTCTCTGGAGCAGGAGAGGGCAGCTCACCAGAAGACCATTGAACGCATGCGCTCATGCCTTCCCCCTGACGCCCTGACAGATGTGGAGATGACCCAGATCAAAACAGGACCCAACGGGAAAGCCAAAACTGCAGCCAAGAAGCCCTGA
- the tbc1d4 gene encoding TBC1 domain family member 4 isoform X6, which produces MYQLSRLLHDYHRELYNHLEEHEISPSLYAAPWFLTLFASQFPLNFVSRVFDFVFVQGTGVIFKVALCLLSSREGEIVECDSFESIVDYLKTTLPALNQTQMEQTMAKVMEMDISKQLHAYEVEYHVLQDEMLEGGPLPDDSDRLDKLEKTNVQLKKQNMDLLEKLQAARQKIQTLETSVENFLSRESKMKHMIRSLEQERAAHQKTIERMRSCLPPDALTDVEMTQIKTGPNGKAKTAAKKP; this is translated from the exons ATGTACCAGCTCTCCAGGCTTTTACACGACTACCACCGCGAGCTGTACAATCACCTCGAGGAGCACGAGATCAGCCCGAGCCTCTACGCAGCGCCGTGGTTCCTCACTCTCTTCGCCTCACAGTTCCCTCTCAACTTTGTGTCCCGCGTCTTTG atTTTGTATTTGTCCAAGGGACTGGGGTGATCTTTAAAGTTGCACTCTGTCTGCTGAGCAGCCGTGAGGGGGAGATAGTGGAGTGCGACAGCTTTGAGAGCATTGTGGACTATCTGAAAACTACACTTCCCGCCCTCAATCAGACACAGATGGAGCAGACCATGGCAAAG GTAATGGAGATGGACATCTCCAAGCAGCTGCATGCGTACGAGGTGGAGTACCACGTCCTGCAGGATGAGATGTTAGAGGGCGGGCCGCTGCCTGATGACTCTGACCGGCTCGACAAACTAGAAAAGACGAATGTGCAGTTGAAGAAACAGAACATGGACCTACTGGAAAAGCTTCAG GCTGCACGGCAGAAGATTCAGACACTGGAGACGAGCGTAGAGAACTTCCTTTCTCGGGAGAGCAAAATGAAGCACATGATTCGTTCTCTGGAGCAGGAGAGGGCAGCTCACCAGAAGACCATTGAACGCATGCGCTCATGCCTTCCCCCTGACGCCCTGACAGATGTGGAGATGACCCAGATCAAAACAGGACCCAACGGGAAAGCCAAAACTGCAGCCAAGAAGCCCTGA